The DNA sequence AGTTCCAGGACACGTGTAAGGTGCAGACCAAACAGTACAAGGCCTTGCGCCACCACCAGATGGAAGTTACACCCAAGTCCGAGCACAAGACGGTGCTCAAGGCACTGAAGGATGAGCAGACACGCAAGCTGGCCATCCTGGCTGAGCAATACGAGCAGAGCATCAACGAGATGATGGCCTCGCAGGCGGTGAGTGGAGAcatgttaatgtttcttttaaatgcatcactttatatttacaGATAAGAAATGTTGGTCTTTGAAGGGCTCTCTCGCCACCTGTTGCTTatgcttttacttttttcttcttgttgttcgTCCTCCTTTTATCTTCCCCATCCTCCCCCTCTATATCTCTAATGTCTTAATGAAATCCCaactcatcctcctcttgcctTCTCTTTCcatacttcctgtctgtccctGTTACCCCATCACTTTTtacccacctcccctcccctcccctctgccctgtctctctctattccccttttctcctctctttctctccttctatGTGTTTtacccccaccctccccctcaATCTacccatctccctctctttctgtccctttGTACCTCCCTCTCCCCTGTTGCGGTCCATGGTCGGCTGTGTCAGCTGCGTCTGGACGAGGCCCAGGAAGCTGAGTGCCAGGCcctgaggcagcagctgcagcaggagatgGAGCTGCTCAATGCCTACCAGAGCAAGATCAAGATGCAGACCGAGGCGCAGCACGATCGCGAGCTGcagaagctggagcagaaggTGTCACTGCGCCGGGCTCACCTGGAACAAAAGGTGTGGTGAATGAAACTCTCATTTGCACTTCTCACTTCACAGGAGccatacatttaatttgtttaactGCTCTGAAAGATGTACTGTAAGTGTTTCTCAACTGTCTAATTAATGCAATGCACAGTCCTTCTAAAGCACAAAGAAAGCCAACATGGATGttgaattacaaaaacaaaatatggcagagaattgattttctttcaggTATAAAAACAGCTTCGCTTCAAAACCAGCCACCAGTTTGAGTTGCAAGGCATGTACGATCCATCCACCTGCccaattaaatattaatgtttaactTTAAGCACAACACTGTTTATTCAAAGTCCTTTTTGAACTCAGGGATAAAACTGAgcaaaagagagcaaaaaagtgaaagtaaaataCAAGTTTATTACAGTTAACAATATACAAGACATGGAGCAACTAAGGCTTTATAAGAGAAGACATCAAGACATAATgtctattttaaaatgttccgATATTCTTGAGTCAGTTAGAGGCCACCATAATTCACTAAGTGCTTGTTGGCACACAAGCTTCAGGTGGTGATCAACCAGGTATGCAGAGAGAAAGTAAGCAGGGTTTGAACTCATTTCTCAGTCTTTCCACTCAATTTTCCAGGTGTTTGTACCTATGTGTACAATTTATCCCTGACATGACAGCAGGCTTTTTACAAACCTACAAGTGGggtcatttaaaacacaattttttttccttaaggTGTGTTGAGAGTGAAGCGATCAGGGTCACAGATTGCTTTAAAACTCGTCAAATACCTCATCAAAAGGACCCTGTCCGGAAGATTGTCACAAACGTTAGCATAATAACATTCTGCATAAGAAGACAACTCACAACATCAACTATAATATAATAGTAATTGCACTCTATCCCTCAACATCCTGCTCTTACAGGATTTACAGTGCACCACGGACGGGAAGTGAAAGAAACCTTTTAAGGATCTGAAGCATGTgtagacaaacacaaatggGAGGTAATGGGTTAAAATACAACAGTTGAGCGCCACTTTCTGAGCACGCCTCGATGCTTAAGCAAAAAGTTCCAGATACACATTTGCATCCACCTCAGCAGGCAGTGTGGGCATTAAAGGCAACCTAGACAGACACATTCATGagttcacacagacacacaaacagatttccCTCACCGCAGGTGGTGATGACAGTGGCAGGCCTTCCTGCAGGGAACCAACATCCATTTCTCTCTGGTGTTGAAATCTCATTTAacaatattatattttcttAGTGTCTTCTTTATAATAAGATACTGTTGGTTTAATAGCTTGTTCTTGTGTATATATGCACTCTAAGCCACTCAGTGTAAacttttcattgcttttattttgaaatgatcaATTATGAAGTATTATTAATCATGACATTTGCAAGCTGCTGCAAACTGATTACTAGCTTGCTTTTCTACTCTTTCAACATTACAACACACAGTTTTAGCAATCTGTCTCGATCTTATGTAATTTGGTTGCATGACACTCGAGACAGAGGCGCATCTTTGATGTGACTATTCAGCAACCTGCCATGTGTACCAGCGACATGTGATAAGATTAGAACGACCGAGTACGCCTCCTTCCAAAGTGACCGACGTCATCGCTACAGTCTAGTAGACAGCACTCCGACAACAAAGGAAGAGACATTTGAAATGCCGCCCTGATCCAGTTCTGCTGGGCCCAGTCTGAGTGAGCTGCGGTGGTCTGTCGCCATCTCCTGGCCGCGTCCAGACCTGCACTCTGGGACTGGGATGATGTCATGATTTTTGAAGCACTATTGTCCTCGGGTTCGGTTCATGGTCAAAGTCTGGAGTTTTCTGTGCATGCTCAGTAGTCGGCCAGATTGCCGTATTGCACCATGCAGTTCTTTGTCTGCACCTGTGGATGTGCGTGCCGAGTTAATGCGGGTGCTTGACTGAAAGATCCAGCAGACACAACGCAATAACCTGACTAATACGACTCACCACACCTTCACAATGCGTGTCAAGTCTGCATCCAGTTACACATATCATAGTGTGCCACATCTTTGAGGTTATTTAATATGGATATGAAATGGCTACAGGGGGTGGACAAAAAACCTCCAACAACTCTGCGGTGTCATGAAAACCAACACAATGGCTCTGCAGCGAATACAACATTTGTAAAGGTGACACTGTGACCGTATTGGAGTCGGTTCAactctcttgtttgttttgaggctGCAGTTTGTACAGTGGTGTATTGGACCACATTATATACTGAGGGCTgatctctttgtgtgtctgcctggCAAATACCAACCACACAAATTAGATGTGAGACCTGGAAAAAAGATGTgcatgatgatggaggtgataATGGAGTATGCCCTGGTCCCATATAGTAGTTTCCACCTACAGCACATACTAGAACTTTCCAACCTCGTGTTGATACCAGTAATAATGGCTGCAGTCCATCAAATGACAGAACTTTGAACCAGCTATCTCATTTTAATACCATCAGCGAGAAGATTGGCTATTTAGGCAGGCTCATTCTTATTCTGATGTATGCGAGTCAGATTAGTCATAAATTAAGACTATTTTTTTatggcagagtgctgaggatTAAATAAAGGATATCATACATACATTACATCATTGacatgcatcctgcaaacagctgtgctTCCCCCTTTCACTAGCCAGATCCAGATCTTTTGACAGGAGGCAGTGGTGCTCacaccacttttgtccacagggggtgacaaaatcagtaaaaaaaaaaagttccttgatgctttaaaacaataaatatatttaaatatgcTTAAATTATTAGTCCAATTATCAGCTATTACTTAAGGAAGACCTCTGGATAGCATGTAGCAgcaagaatgtttttttaagttgcacACTATTTTACTGACTTTGCACCCCTTTATAAAACACATATATACTCCAGTATCCTTACCCCAAATATCCCTTATCCCCAGATTGAAGAGGAGCTGGTTTCCCTTCAGAAGGAGCGAACCGACCGGATCAAACACCTGCTGGAGCGCCAGGAGCGGGAGACCGACAGCTTCGACATGGAGAGCATGCGGCTGGGCTTCGGCAACCTGGGCACCTTGGACCTCCCCAAGGACGACTACAGATGAGGGGTTGCCATCGCCCCCACCGTCTCTCGTGGTCCACGGGCTCAGTACacccctcctctgtttttacCTGACCCGACCTGACAGTGCAGGtgttcactgctgctgatgccctcactcaaacacacacagacgcaaaaaaaaatatatatatatatgataaaaCGGCCCcagaatcagctgttttctggGCCGGTCAGACAGAGTGGATGGCAGGTTTTAGTGCCCCCAGACCCACCTAAACATCCTCCCCCTCCTTGCCTCTCATGGTGTCacaagatgacaaaaaatatgCTGGATCACTTCCTGtagttgtcatgtttttgtaagAATAATGATAACATAGTCACAGTGATTCTTGTTTCTTGTGCAATGATGACACTTTTGGTGTGACTAAAAGTGGGGGGacgagagaaggagggagagaaaaaatgagGGTAGTTCGACGAGCGAAATCGCTCCACaaccatgtatttttttttttagaggtgATACATCTTCTTTGGTTAGTCTGTTTTTTCAGCCTCAAacggtgcaaaaaaaaaaatgtctgaaagcGATAAATCAAACAACCGATCCTTCCACAGCCACACAAGTGCGCTGCTTCTTTCAACACTTTTTGGTATTTATTCATCAAGACATTTTTATGACAAATTTGAATAATTTGATACTTTGAGAGACGAATATCACAATGTACATACAGGTACGCTTGTAATAAATGTGACTCCTTCGGGTGAACTTAATTACTGTGGGGAGGGTGAATCATGATACTCAATAGGTGTATCGTACTGATTTCTCTGCACTGGCAGCCAATGTGAATAATGATACATGTGACACATGAACTCCAACTCTCAGCTAGCACAAAGGGCTTCATGTGGGTAGGGGGCAGGGAGACTTGTACTTTGTGTATAGAAGGATTTATGGAGAGCTTTTACTTATTTTCGTATTGTATTTTAACTGTCACTCAAATCAGAAAAGAATTTTTAAAAGGcgcttttttctcccccctcctcagaTAGTATTTGAGTCATCTTTCAATGGGATTTtcatttgattcttttttttttttttttttttgctttacacAACTCCCAGGCTGTGTATTTTCTTATCAACCAGACCAGTATGATGCTTTATTATTGCATgcactttaattttttttccaggttaAAAAGAAAGCATGAATCTGTCAGAgcttttaattatatttgtaAATAAAGTGCTCATCACACAAACTAAGGATGTGTTGTTATGTATGTCCAGATTTAATACCTGATATCATCATATTCACTTTGTGCATTAGCAAAAAGCAGAGACGATGAACAAACCAGGAAATAATGTAGTTTAAGActgtgtcatttaaatgtgcCACATGGCTCCAatctctgacctttgacctggaAGACCACAAGTAGACCTAGTGACTGTTTTATGGTGTTGTTAACAGTTAATggattaatatttattttgcaaatTATTTGAATGATTCCTCTTTTAATTGCCCATTAAAATATCGACTaatacattacttttatttatagATTGATAAATAGTCATATCCATTAATAcgtgttttcattttacacTGAGTTatacatttatgaaatgcttGTGGTCttccacagaaaacatgttcaacaaatcaatcaattaatcaattctACTCTGCAGAAGCCAACTGACTTTAAATATCATACCTGATATAACAAAGGTTTGTGAACATGAAATCCAGACGGGACCACAGCACTGTGCTCTAGTCTCTTTTTAAATTGTACTGTTAGTAGCagtattttcacacaaaactcaaaaatacTTGGAAAAAATCAGGCGATTGTCTGAAAGATCTACATTTCACATTGCAGAGCTGGGGAAAGTGAGCTGAGGTCACAGtacataaaaataattgtgAGCAAGAACAAAGGTTACTAAAGGTATGTTGGATAACAGAGAGCAAAGTTCATGACAGGTACTCATGTCTGCAGCACTCTTAAGTCACCTAGACTGTCCCATGTTAGTGCCAGGGACCATTTGTAGAACAGTTATAATATAAACTATTTTCtaaatatatgtaataaaaCAATTGCAAATAAAGCTAATTGTCGTGCAAGGAACCTTAAAGGGAAGCAGTATATTTGACAACTTTCACACTAAAGGAATGCTGCACTGTTTCTGCAAATGAGGTGCTAGTTACAACCCACCTTCAAAAATGATTTACTCCTGCTTCAAATTAATTTGATCTTAATGTAACAAATTCTTCTTGTTGTTCCTCACATCAATCATTATACTTTACACgtttaaaaatgacatgttaCAGAGGACTCAAGTTGTTTGAGTGGGTTTCTCAGTATTTATAAGCCATGAAGCACTTTGACAAAGGACACAATCATTTCAGTGTGTAGCAGATTTATTTCAGAATAGTGCAGGTGATGACTGTGAGCTGAGCAGTTAGTATTGAAAATGGCATGGTTAGGCAACAgtgggagaaaagaaaatactgttaGGAGGCACACTCACAATAAGTGCTTTGTTACTGTTGGGGATTTTGCTGCTGGCAAGAGTGGGAATTTCCAACAGAATGCAGCCACTGAGGGAATCCCTAGTGCTTAACGCTTTAGAgtagtctttttttattaacttatttTCCAGCCAGCTGGTCATACAGTTTGGGGACGTAGTCGTCCCACTCGGCCTGGTAGCAGGTTCCCGCCACCGGGGCTCCCAGGTTGTATTTCTGCCTGAAGCTCTGGAGCTTGAACTTGCCGCGGCCGTTTCCGGAGCGGTTGGTGAGGACGGCCTCGGAGCAGGACAGGCTCCCAGTTTGCTCGTACACCAACCACACGTACCTGTGGAGACCTGAGGGGGTCAGAGATTAAGGttttttattgttgcatttGAGTACTCCTGGAAAACATTCTCTTAAAGACACTAATTACTGAGGTGAGGgtacagaaaatgtttaagaTAAACagttcattttttgttttaagtctcCAGTGGAGACTTGATTTCACTTGACAGAAGCCATGTGTATTCTCACAGACAACTTTCATCAAAATAATTATTGAATACAGTCTGTATATAATAAAGTCTGAGGTTGTGGAACCAAATATATTACTGGGAACCATTCTGTAAAACATTCtctaaaatgtttgtcattggtCCTCTTATCAACCTGCAAACTCCAGGAGTACGTGCATCTGTGTAAAAGATAATCATTTGTCCTGAACTTTACCCCAAATATGTGgcattttgcaaaataaaacacacaaatccatcCAATCATCTGTTGGCTGAACAGCAAGACAaccatcattattttttaaaaagagcttTTTATGAGCTTCGTCATCTCTCACCTGTGCCCTGAGGAGGACCTGAGCCCACGTAGTCCGACATGACGCAGCCAGAGGAAACATCGTTCCCTTTCATGTTGACCACCAGGAAGTGGTGCCACTCCCTTTTgtgagaggcaaaaaaaaataaaaaatctaattcaGTTGCAATGAAATGAATGGTGATATTGCGTTTTTAAAAGATCTACAAAGTCATACACTTTAGTTTCCGTCATTAGGAAGTCCTGGCCTGACTGAGATTAGTGTTTTTTGAGCTCAATGagatatatatgttttttttattgccacatatttaaaaaaaaaaaaaaaaaaaaaaaaaaaacctattgaCAGTGACCACAAGACTGAACCCTTTTGGCTCCCTACAGTGCAGAAATGAAAGGC is a window from the Acanthopagrus latus isolate v.2019 chromosome 5, fAcaLat1.1, whole genome shotgun sequence genome containing:
- the pebp1 gene encoding phosphatidylethanolamine-binding protein 1 produces the protein MPVDLSQWTGPLALTEVEEKPAQPLTVKYGSVEIDELGKVLTPTQVQNRPTCIEWEGCDSSKLYTLALTDPDAPSRKDPKFREWHHFLVVNMKGNDVSSGCVMSDYVGSGPPQGTGLHRYVWLVYEQTGSLSCSEAVLTNRSGNGRGKFKLQSFRQKYNLGAPVAGTCYQAEWDDYVPKLYDQLAGK